Proteins encoded within one genomic window of Lysinibacillus louembei:
- a CDS encoding glucosamine-6-phosphate deaminase → MALQLKTFENTDELYNFAAQFLQQKVKDGAKTFGLATGGTMQPLYQVLRQSDVDFSGCTSFNLDEYIGLPIEHPESYFTYMQKELFEHKPFSKSYLPNGLAEDIDAEVAHYNELLAQNPIDVQLLGVGENGHIGFNEPGTPFSEKVHAVTLTESTREANARFFNSIAEVPEKAITMGIANILEAKEILLIAVGEKKRAALESLVHGEVTVDSPITVLQQHANVVVLTDLNISLA, encoded by the coding sequence GTGGCATTACAGCTAAAAACATTTGAAAATACCGATGAACTATACAACTTCGCGGCACAATTTTTACAACAAAAAGTAAAGGACGGTGCCAAGACGTTCGGTTTAGCAACAGGTGGAACAATGCAGCCCCTTTATCAAGTTTTGCGTCAAAGTGATGTGGATTTCTCGGGTTGTACAAGCTTTAACTTAGATGAATATATTGGCTTACCAATCGAGCATCCAGAAAGTTACTTTACATATATGCAAAAGGAGCTTTTTGAGCATAAGCCATTTAGCAAAAGCTATTTACCGAATGGCTTAGCTGAGGATATTGATGCAGAAGTAGCACATTACAATGAGCTGCTTGCACAAAATCCAATTGATGTGCAATTATTAGGTGTAGGAGAAAACGGTCATATTGGCTTCAATGAGCCAGGCACACCGTTTTCTGAAAAAGTGCATGCAGTGACATTAACAGAGTCAACACGTGAAGCAAATGCACGCTTCTTCAATTCAATTGCTGAAGTGCCTGAAAAGGCTATTACGATGGGTATTGCGAATATTTTAGAAGCGAAAGAGATTTTATTAATTGCTGTTGGTGAGAAAAAACGTGCAGCTTTAGAATCTTTAGTACACGGTGAAGTAACAGTTGATTCACCAATTACAGTATTGCAGCAGCATGCAAATGTAGTTGTTTTAACAGATCTAAATATTTCACTTGCGTAA
- a CDS encoding tRNA threonylcarbamoyladenosine dehydratase: MLHQFSRNELAIGSEGLALLKNTTVAILGVGGVGSFAAEACARSGIGRIILVDKDNVDITNVNRQLVAYLSTVGKSKSAVMKERIADINPECEVIDMHMFYTEETYEQFFAQGIDYVIDASDTVMYKIHLMKECLKRNIPIISSMGAANKMDPTRFQIADISKTHTDPLAKIIRTKLRKEGIKKGIMVVFSDESPVVVREDVVQHVGKPDATIRKAKMPPASNAFVPSVAGLIAASWVVNTIVKDIHIARVSD, translated from the coding sequence ATGTTACATCAATTTTCGCGCAATGAGCTCGCAATAGGCAGTGAGGGCTTAGCGCTTTTAAAAAATACAACAGTGGCGATTTTAGGCGTTGGTGGCGTAGGTTCCTTTGCAGCAGAAGCATGTGCCCGAAGTGGTATTGGTCGCATTATTTTAGTAGATAAGGACAATGTAGATATTACCAATGTCAACCGACAATTAGTTGCGTATTTATCAACTGTTGGCAAATCGAAATCAGCTGTTATGAAGGAGCGCATTGCTGACATTAATCCAGAATGTGAAGTAATTGATATGCATATGTTCTATACAGAGGAAACATATGAGCAATTTTTCGCACAGGGCATCGACTATGTTATTGATGCAAGTGATACAGTAATGTATAAAATTCATTTAATGAAAGAATGCTTAAAGCGTAATATCCCGATTATTTCAAGCATGGGGGCAGCTAATAAAATGGACCCTACACGCTTCCAAATTGCTGATATTTCGAAAACACATACAGACCCGTTAGCGAAAATTATCCGCACGAAATTGCGTAAAGAGGGTATCAAAAAAGGGATAATGGTTGTCTTTTCAGATGAGTCACCTGTCGTTGTACGTGAGGATGTTGTACAGCATGTTGGCAAGCCTGACGCAACAATTCGCAAAGCAAAAATGCCACCAGCATCGAACGCCTTTGTTCCATCTGTTGCAGGTTTAATCGCAGCGAGCTGGGTTGTTAATACAATCGTCAAAGATATTCATATTGCGCGCGTGAGTGACTAA
- a CDS encoding DUF4288 domain-containing protein: MKIYSVKILLESIVVPNPNGGKTFEETIRLVKAFTKEELEQKVRNYFVDETYENALGGQTTWRFVTILDIFELIDDFAGDIDFKEVYSRFLPFEQLITANEVIELYSLAK; encoded by the coding sequence ATGAAAATTTATTCAGTAAAAATCTTGCTAGAATCGATTGTTGTGCCTAATCCAAATGGTGGAAAAACATTTGAGGAAACGATTCGGTTAGTTAAGGCATTTACTAAAGAGGAACTTGAGCAAAAAGTGCGAAATTATTTTGTAGATGAAACGTATGAAAATGCATTAGGTGGTCAAACAACTTGGCGATTTGTCACGATCTTAGATATATTCGAATTGATTGATGACTTTGCAGGAGACATTGATTTCAAAGAGGTGTATAGCCGCTTTTTACCGTTTGAGCAGCTAATTACAGCAAATGAAGTGATTGAGCTATATTCACTTGCTAAATGA
- a CDS encoding MarR family winged helix-turn-helix transcriptional regulator, translating to MKIQLIEDVKHFNRFYTRAIGIFNLYGSSSKYSATEAMILYEIKNTENCTASYLSEYFQLDKSTISKALSKLLKNSLVNKKVNEQDKRVQILFLTEEGEGVLNHLASEASKIVGNVVHGVSDAEAAELLEAMKVIERIMKKQLE from the coding sequence ATGAAAATTCAATTAATAGAGGACGTAAAGCATTTTAACCGTTTTTACACAAGAGCAATTGGGATATTTAACTTATATGGAAGCTCGAGTAAATATTCTGCCACAGAAGCAATGATTCTGTACGAAATTAAAAACACGGAAAATTGCACAGCTAGTTATTTATCTGAATATTTTCAGTTAGATAAAAGTACTATCAGTAAAGCTTTAAGTAAGTTATTAAAAAATTCACTCGTAAACAAAAAAGTAAATGAGCAAGATAAGCGTGTTCAAATACTTTTTTTAACAGAAGAAGGAGAGGGTGTCTTGAATCACTTAGCATCTGAAGCAAGTAAAATTGTAGGCAATGTCGTACATGGTGTATCAGATGCAGAAGCAGCCGAGTTATTAGAAGCAATGAAGGTTATAGAAAGAATTATGAAGAAACAGCTTGAATAG
- a CDS encoding ABC transporter substrate-binding protein translates to MKKYFAPILLLVVLFVLTACTEGTSEQPSKSNNNDSTTDSSSNNEESKKDSIVIGFEADAGTLIANTDVNYATDAQIRNIYDPLITRDSQTGKYIPFLAESWESIDELTWRLTLKEGVKFHNGADFNAESVKFSIDYILDENNGSFYRSRWANISEVVVLSPTEVEIRTSVPFPGLIERITGDLLILEPGYVAEVGNDEAAKKPVGTGPYKFVEWSRDNYLKLEAFEEYWNGAPSIKQVEFRYIPEFSSRLSAFLSGEIDLFKNIPVDSVQSVEADANSKIEEVSSSRINYLALNTHYEGPLQDEKVRLAINYAVDVDELISAILNGHATKMTGPLSKINSNYTETTDYSYDADKAIALLKEAGYAPEDITLTLDTPNGRYPMDAQVAQAIAAQLQRIGIKVNVQVNEWGTHLEKIRNREMKDMYILGWGPAFEPDSTIFDLFTQNAPYSSFYDEAIEQEIVAATKIFDNAERKEAYNHIQHLLVDTAAWVPLWQQGDLYAVRANLKFEPRVDEEIKVFEMSWE, encoded by the coding sequence ATGAAAAAATATTTCGCACCCATTTTGTTACTTGTTGTTTTATTTGTTTTAACTGCATGTACAGAAGGCACTTCAGAGCAACCATCAAAATCTAACAATAACGATTCAACAACAGACTCTTCAAGTAATAATGAAGAAAGTAAGAAAGATAGCATCGTCATCGGATTCGAGGCAGATGCGGGTACATTAATTGCCAATACCGATGTGAACTATGCAACAGATGCGCAAATTCGTAATATATACGATCCATTAATTACACGAGACAGCCAAACAGGTAAGTACATACCTTTCCTAGCTGAATCTTGGGAAAGTATTGATGAGTTAACATGGAGATTGACATTAAAAGAAGGTGTGAAATTCCATAATGGTGCAGATTTCAATGCAGAGTCTGTAAAATTCAGCATTGATTATATATTAGATGAAAATAACGGCTCATTTTACCGCTCACGCTGGGCTAATATTAGTGAGGTTGTTGTGCTATCGCCAACAGAGGTCGAAATTCGCACATCAGTACCATTTCCAGGTTTGATTGAGCGTATTACAGGCGATTTATTAATTTTAGAGCCAGGCTATGTAGCAGAGGTAGGAAACGATGAGGCTGCTAAAAAGCCAGTGGGTACAGGCCCTTATAAATTTGTAGAATGGTCACGTGATAATTATTTGAAATTAGAAGCATTTGAGGAATACTGGAATGGTGCACCTTCAATTAAGCAAGTAGAATTCCGCTACATTCCTGAATTCAGCTCGCGATTATCAGCGTTTTTAAGTGGAGAAATTGATTTGTTTAAAAATATTCCAGTTGATTCAGTGCAAAGTGTAGAGGCTGATGCTAACTCGAAAATTGAAGAAGTATCTTCATCACGAATTAACTATTTAGCGCTAAATACACATTATGAAGGCCCATTACAAGATGAAAAGGTACGTTTAGCTATTAATTATGCTGTGGATGTTGATGAATTAATTTCAGCCATTTTAAATGGACATGCGACAAAAATGACAGGTCCATTATCAAAAATTAATTCCAACTACACAGAAACAACTGACTATAGCTATGATGCAGATAAAGCGATTGCATTATTAAAAGAAGCAGGCTATGCACCAGAGGATATTACATTGACATTGGATACACCAAATGGACGCTATCCTATGGATGCACAGGTTGCACAGGCGATTGCCGCACAGCTTCAGCGCATTGGTATTAAAGTGAATGTACAAGTAAATGAGTGGGGTACGCATTTAGAAAAAATTCGTAACCGAGAAATGAAGGATATGTATATTTTAGGATGGGGACCAGCATTTGAGCCAGACTCTACGATATTCGATTTATTTACGCAAAATGCTCCATATAGTAGCTTCTACGATGAGGCAATCGAACAAGAAATTGTAGCAGCAACAAAGATTTTTGACAATGCAGAGCGTAAAGAGGCATACAATCATATTCAACATTTATTAGTAGATACAGCGGCATGGGTTCCATTATGGCAGCAAGGAGACTTATATGCAGTGCGCGCAAATCTGAAATTTGAGCCTCGTGTAGATGAGGAAATAAAAGTATTTGAGATGTCTTGGGAATAA
- a CDS encoding ABC transporter permease, which yields MLDFVVKRSLQVIIVVFLALTAVFFLIRLSGDPTALFLPPDTSREQIEEYRELLGFNRPLYVQYGEFVGNAIQGDFGQSLRSGDSALGLVLARLPATFQLAFSALFISLLVAIPLGVLAAYKRNSIFDRIAVATTVVGQAIPSFWLGLLLIYTFAVSFSLLPSSGGGSIMHLILPSVTLATYSIARFTRFTRSTMLDVLRKDYIRTAKASGAPTGRLVLKYALKNSLIPIITLVALDLGTLLGGAVVVEMVFAWPGVGRLLLQSLLNRDFPIVLAGVFIIAFIYSIVNFIADILYAYVNPQIRVK from the coding sequence ATGCTAGATTTTGTCGTAAAGCGTTCACTACAAGTTATTATCGTTGTTTTTTTAGCTTTAACGGCTGTTTTTTTTCTCATTCGGCTTTCTGGTGATCCAACAGCATTATTTTTACCACCAGACACATCACGAGAGCAAATTGAAGAATATCGAGAGCTTTTAGGGTTTAATCGCCCTTTATATGTGCAATATGGTGAATTTGTTGGCAATGCCATTCAAGGGGATTTTGGACAATCTTTACGTTCAGGTGATAGTGCATTAGGACTTGTCTTAGCACGCTTACCTGCAACCTTTCAATTAGCTTTTTCTGCCTTATTTATTTCTTTACTCGTAGCAATCCCACTTGGCGTCTTGGCGGCCTATAAACGAAATTCCATATTTGATAGAATAGCAGTTGCCACAACGGTTGTTGGGCAGGCGATTCCAAGCTTTTGGCTAGGGCTGTTATTAATTTATACATTTGCTGTAAGCTTTTCATTGCTACCATCGAGCGGAGGTGGCAGCATTATGCATTTAATATTGCCTAGTGTGACATTGGCGACATATAGCATTGCACGCTTTACTCGATTTACACGCTCTACGATGCTAGACGTATTGCGAAAAGATTATATTCGGACAGCCAAGGCTTCTGGTGCACCGACAGGTAGGTTAGTTTTGAAATATGCTTTAAAAAATTCGTTAATTCCTATCATTACGCTAGTAGCACTTGATTTAGGGACATTACTAGGCGGTGCAGTAGTTGTAGAAATGGTGTTTGCTTGGCCAGGAGTTGGTAGATTGTTATTGCAATCATTGCTAAATCGTGATTTTCCGATTGTGCTAGCAGGCGTATTTATCATTGCGTTTATTTATTCAATCGTCAACTTTATTGCAGATATTTTATACGCATACGTGAATCCACAAATTCGAGTGAAGTAG
- a CDS encoding ABC transporter permease — MTINSEINVVKGNSRGKKLKITSFFKKLLGNWSGFIGFVIIFLLLIISIFGKQIAPYDPMYTDFAKKLLPPLTEGHLLGTDQLGRDVLSRIIVGARVSVIIGLITVLVAGTFGTIIGIISGYFRGWIDVVLMRIVDVQLSFPFILLVLVVSAITGTGLRNIIISLAIGGWVIFARVIRSEVLAIREKEFITACVATGVKRSHILFKHILPNLVTPIIILGSLQIATYIIAEASISFLGFGVQPPTPAWGNMLSEGKDYIFSSWWLITFPGIAILITALGVNLFGDWLRDTLDPEFVE, encoded by the coding sequence ATGACTATAAATAGTGAAATAAATGTAGTAAAAGGAAATAGCCGTGGGAAAAAGCTGAAAATTACAAGCTTTTTTAAAAAGCTATTAGGAAATTGGAGTGGCTTTATAGGATTTGTCATTATTTTTTTGCTATTAATTATCAGTATTTTCGGAAAACAAATCGCCCCATATGACCCGATGTATACAGACTTTGCTAAAAAATTACTGCCACCTTTAACGGAAGGGCATTTGCTTGGCACGGACCAGCTAGGGAGAGACGTTCTGTCACGCATAATTGTAGGTGCGCGAGTATCTGTCATTATTGGGCTTATTACCGTATTAGTTGCAGGTACATTTGGCACAATTATTGGCATTATTTCAGGCTATTTTAGAGGCTGGATTGACGTTGTCTTAATGCGAATTGTTGATGTACAGCTGAGCTTTCCATTTATTCTGTTAGTGCTTGTTGTCAGCGCTATTACAGGAACAGGCTTACGAAATATTATTATTTCCTTAGCGATAGGAGGATGGGTTATCTTTGCCCGTGTTATTCGCAGTGAAGTTTTGGCTATTCGAGAAAAGGAATTTATTACAGCATGTGTTGCGACAGGCGTAAAGCGCTCACATATTTTGTTTAAGCATATTTTGCCTAACTTAGTAACACCAATTATTATTTTAGGCTCATTGCAAATCGCTACATATATTATTGCAGAAGCATCGATTAGCTTTTTAGGCTTCGGTGTGCAGCCACCTACACCAGCTTGGGGCAATATGCTGAGTGAGGGCAAGGATTATATTTTTAGCTCTTGGTGGCTCATTACATTCCCAGGTATTGCAATTTTAATAACAGCATTAGGTGTCAATTTATTTGGTGATTGGCTAAGAGATACATTAGATCCAGAGTTTGTAGAGTAG
- a CDS encoding ABC transporter ATP-binding protein yields MTNLLEVNNLNICFRNGKVITQPIRNINFFVQRGEILGIVGESGCGKSVTSMAVMGLLPPKSSEITGGEIIFNEQHIEKMTEKQLQNIRGNDMSMIFQEPMTSLNPVFTIGQQLMEPLKQHKSLTKGQRRERIVEVLKQVGIPRAEQIIDEYPHQLSGGMRQRVMISLALLCEPKLLIADEPTTALDVTIQAQILELLKRIIAETNMSMMLITHDLGVIAEICHRVVVMYAGSVVEEASVEELFDNPLHPYTKGLLKSLPSQNERKSTLYSIAGQVPKPDELGQGCAFANRCEFATERCLTAEPPVFEIDQHKAKCWLLAGGDNDE; encoded by the coding sequence ATGACGAATTTATTAGAAGTGAATAATTTGAATATTTGTTTTCGCAATGGGAAAGTCATTACTCAGCCAATACGCAATATTAATTTTTTCGTGCAACGTGGCGAAATATTAGGCATAGTTGGCGAATCAGGCTGCGGTAAAAGCGTAACATCGATGGCGGTTATGGGACTGCTGCCTCCAAAATCGAGTGAAATTACTGGTGGAGAAATTATTTTCAACGAACAGCATATTGAAAAAATGACAGAGAAGCAGCTGCAAAATATACGCGGGAATGACATGTCGATGATTTTTCAAGAGCCTATGACCTCATTGAATCCTGTTTTTACGATAGGTCAGCAGCTAATGGAGCCTTTAAAGCAGCATAAAAGCTTAACGAAGGGGCAACGCAGAGAACGCATTGTTGAGGTGCTAAAGCAAGTAGGTATTCCACGCGCGGAGCAAATTATTGATGAGTATCCGCATCAGCTATCAGGCGGTATGCGACAAAGAGTAATGATTTCCCTTGCCCTTTTATGTGAGCCGAAATTATTAATTGCGGATGAGCCAACAACTGCTTTAGATGTAACAATTCAAGCACAAATTTTAGAATTGCTAAAGCGCATTATTGCTGAAACAAATATGAGCATGATGCTAATTACCCATGATTTAGGTGTGATTGCAGAAATATGCCATCGAGTTGTCGTAATGTATGCAGGGAGTGTTGTAGAGGAGGCCTCTGTGGAGGAGCTTTTTGATAATCCATTACATCCATACACAAAAGGGTTACTGAAATCACTGCCGAGTCAAAATGAACGGAAGTCGACATTATATTCCATTGCTGGTCAAGTGCCGAAGCCAGATGAATTAGGACAAGGCTGTGCTTTTGCTAACCGCTGTGAGTTTGCGACAGAGCGTTGCTTGACAGCAGAGCCACCTGTCTTTGAAATCGATCAGCATAAAGCAAAATGCTGGCTTTTAGCAGGGGGTGACAACGATGAGTAA
- a CDS encoding ABC transporter ATP-binding protein: MSKEQLLSVTGLKKYFEISQGMFKPKIVVKAVDDVSFDIYKGETFALVGESGCGKSTTGRTILKLTEPTAGEVLFKGQNIANLSYEAMRRLRSQMQMVFQDPYASLNPKKTIQQILMEPLAVHKKFEPQERLQKIIEILKVVGLSEAHLHRYPHEFSGGQRQRIGIARAVILNPDFIVADEPVSALDVSVQSQVINLMLEIQKKLHLTYLFISHDLSVIQHMTDRVAVMYLGRIVEIATTEELFDSPKHPYTQALLSAVPISHPMEKRERIVLEGDVPSPANPPSGCTFHPRCRFASDICKQIAPSAVAFSDTHKATCHLYNTEEEQQQ; the protein is encoded by the coding sequence ATGAGTAAAGAGCAATTGCTATCAGTAACAGGCTTGAAAAAGTATTTTGAAATCAGTCAAGGCATGTTTAAGCCTAAAATTGTTGTCAAGGCAGTGGACGATGTTTCCTTTGATATTTACAAAGGGGAAACCTTTGCGCTTGTTGGTGAATCAGGCTGTGGCAAATCAACAACGGGCAGAACGATCTTAAAATTAACGGAGCCAACAGCAGGAGAAGTGCTATTTAAAGGGCAAAATATTGCTAATTTATCCTATGAAGCAATGCGGAGATTACGCAGTCAAATGCAAATGGTGTTTCAAGATCCTTATGCTTCATTAAATCCTAAAAAAACAATTCAGCAAATTTTAATGGAGCCGCTAGCTGTTCATAAAAAGTTTGAGCCACAGGAAAGATTGCAAAAAATTATAGAGATTTTAAAAGTGGTTGGCTTGTCTGAAGCGCATTTACATCGCTATCCACATGAGTTTTCTGGTGGTCAAAGACAGCGTATCGGGATTGCAAGGGCGGTTATTTTAAACCCTGATTTTATCGTAGCGGATGAACCTGTTTCTGCCCTAGATGTTTCTGTCCAATCGCAAGTGATTAATTTAATGCTAGAAATTCAAAAAAAGCTCCACCTTACTTATTTATTCATTTCACATGATTTAAGTGTGATTCAGCATATGACGGACCGGGTAGCGGTTATGTACTTAGGAAGAATTGTCGAAATTGCGACGACAGAGGAGCTATTTGATAGCCCTAAGCATCCATATACACAAGCATTATTATCAGCAGTACCAATTAGCCATCCAATGGAAAAGCGAGAGCGAATTGTGCTGGAGGGTGATGTACCAAGCCCTGCCAATCCACCAAGTGGTTGCACATTCCATCCGCGCTGCCGCTTCGCAAGCGATATTTGTAAACAAATTGCGCCAAGCGCTGTAGCATTTTCCGATACGCATAAGGCTACTTGTCATTTATATAATACTGAGGAGGAACAACAGCAATGA
- a CDS encoding M24 family metallopeptidase, translating into MILSIPNYEFKERQQKFVKKMQEKGCEAAVIYAVADIFYLTGFHFHPTERPIALFVDSQAEFHLFVPALEVEHAEEYAVISKVYSYPEYPGIKHPMEYFKEVLIAHGFENKAIGFDAMGYGSSMGYRGPTMDTFLQVKEFVSLKWLIEEMRYVKSANEIELIKESCRWGNLAHRLLQKYSKAGASEIEITTRASSEATAAMVETLGGGYKPHGSPAHAIFRGQIGPESAFPHAVTQNIILKKGDTLVTGAGADIFGYKSELERTMFVEEASADQEKYFNYMYEAQDVAFNHIKPGVECREVEEAVQQYFIEQGITQLTRHHTGHNIGILGHEGPFLDLGDTTVIEEGMVFTVEPGIYVPGLGGFRHSDTVVVTKDGIEMLTYYPRDLASLIC; encoded by the coding sequence ATGATTTTATCTATTCCCAATTATGAATTTAAAGAGCGTCAACAGAAATTTGTAAAAAAAATGCAGGAGAAGGGCTGTGAAGCTGCCGTTATTTATGCAGTAGCAGATATTTTCTATTTAACGGGCTTTCATTTTCATCCAACAGAAAGACCGATTGCGTTATTTGTAGATAGCCAAGCGGAGTTTCATTTATTTGTACCTGCCTTAGAGGTGGAGCATGCAGAGGAATATGCGGTGATTAGCAAAGTGTATTCATACCCAGAATATCCGGGCATCAAGCATCCAATGGAATATTTTAAAGAGGTGTTGATTGCACATGGCTTTGAAAATAAAGCGATTGGCTTTGATGCAATGGGCTATGGCTCTTCCATGGGCTATCGTGGGCCAACGATGGATACATTTTTACAAGTAAAGGAATTTGTCTCATTGAAATGGTTAATTGAAGAAATGCGCTATGTGAAATCTGCCAATGAAATCGAATTAATTAAAGAATCATGCCGTTGGGGGAATTTAGCACATCGCCTTCTACAAAAATATTCAAAAGCAGGCGCAAGCGAAATTGAAATTACAACACGGGCATCTTCCGAGGCAACTGCTGCAATGGTTGAGACTTTAGGCGGAGGCTATAAGCCACATGGTTCACCTGCACATGCCATTTTCAGGGGGCAAATTGGGCCGGAATCTGCCTTCCCACATGCGGTAACACAAAATATTATCCTGAAAAAAGGGGATACGCTTGTAACAGGCGCAGGCGCTGATATTTTTGGCTATAAGAGCGAGCTAGAGCGCACGATGTTTGTAGAAGAAGCATCGGCAGACCAAGAAAAATATTTCAACTATATGTATGAGGCACAGGACGTTGCTTTCAACCATATTAAACCAGGTGTAGAATGTCGTGAAGTGGAAGAGGCTGTTCAGCAATACTTTATCGAGCAAGGTATTACACAGTTAACGCGTCACCATACAGGGCATAATATTGGTATTTTAGGGCATGAAGGACCATTTTTAGACTTGGGTGATACAACGGTTATTGAGGAGGGCATGGTATTTACAGTGGAGCCAGGTATTTACGTGCCAGGGTTAGGCGGCTTTAGACACTCTGATACAGTTGTAGTAACGAAGGATGGTATTGAAATGTTAACTTATTATCCTCGTGACTTAGCTTCATTAATTTGCTAA
- a CDS encoding amidohydrolase, protein MNNLYELLEQHYDEMVEIRRHLHENPELSHEEVETPKYIAEYHRALGHEVREFVGGRGVVAKLHGAKPGQTVALRADFDALAIQEQNTFSYKSKIDGKMHACGHDGHTATLMVLAKVLNKLQEEIAGTVVFIHQFGEEVTPGGALPMIEDGCLDGVDVIYGTHLSAGVPLGTISVKEGHLMAAADGFEITIHGKGGHGASPHDTKDAVMIGSQFVVSAQQVVGRRVNPVRPAVVSVCHFEAVNPFNVIADSAVLRGTVRTFDADVRDQIEKELEEVVKSACLLYGADYTYTYNRGYSPVINDAETTRRFMEEVTAVPKVEKLVVADLAMGGEDFAYYLEKVPGTFYFTGAKNPEWEIAYPHHHPRFDIDERALLIAANTLGHATLSYLQQS, encoded by the coding sequence ATGAACAATCTGTATGAACTATTAGAGCAGCATTATGATGAGATGGTTGAAATTCGTAGACATTTACACGAAAATCCAGAATTATCTCATGAGGAAGTAGAGACACCGAAATATATTGCGGAGTACCACCGCGCTTTAGGGCATGAGGTACGGGAATTTGTTGGTGGAAGAGGCGTTGTAGCGAAATTACATGGTGCAAAGCCGGGCCAAACGGTTGCGCTACGTGCCGATTTTGATGCGTTAGCGATTCAGGAGCAAAATACATTTTCCTATAAATCAAAAATTGATGGCAAAATGCATGCATGTGGTCATGATGGCCATACAGCAACATTGATGGTGTTAGCGAAAGTATTAAATAAACTGCAAGAGGAAATTGCAGGCACGGTAGTCTTTATTCATCAATTTGGTGAGGAAGTAACACCGGGTGGCGCGTTGCCTATGATTGAGGACGGCTGCTTAGATGGTGTTGATGTTATTTATGGCACGCATTTATCGGCAGGTGTGCCGCTAGGAACAATTTCAGTAAAAGAAGGTCATTTAATGGCAGCAGCAGATGGCTTTGAAATTACGATTCACGGCAAAGGTGGTCATGGGGCGTCTCCACATGATACAAAGGATGCCGTAATGATTGGCTCACAATTTGTTGTGTCAGCACAGCAAGTAGTAGGTCGACGCGTCAATCCTGTGCGACCAGCAGTTGTCTCTGTCTGTCACTTTGAAGCGGTCAATCCATTTAACGTAATTGCTGATTCAGCTGTACTAAGAGGAACAGTTCGTACGTTTGATGCAGACGTGCGCGACCAGATCGAAAAAGAGCTGGAGGAAGTCGTAAAATCAGCCTGCTTATTATATGGTGCTGACTATACGTACACATATAATCGTGGCTACTCGCCTGTTATCAACGATGCGGAAACAACGCGCCGCTTTATGGAAGAAGTAACGGCTGTACCGAAAGTAGAAAAATTAGTAGTAGCAGACTTAGCAATGGGTGGCGAAGATTTTGCCTACTATTTAGAAAAGGTGCCAGGCACGTTTTATTTCACAGGGGCAAAAAATCCTGAGTGGGAAATTGCCTATCCACATCATCATCCGAGATTCGATATCGATGAGAGAGCGCTATTAATTGCAGCAAATACCCTTGGACATGCAACATTATCTTACTTACAGCAGTCTTAA
- a CDS encoding aminopeptidase — MRLIKMEYRGLNIFDEISSVEVAFDVEAVTIHIVDDNMAVAPTYHFTKKQDELSEGFLKMAQVLYQKRYMKAEVESLQQWIDSITWHFYGLADVVKTYENGSFTKNKVANLITWNDEALQQANFYPPYIRKGKST; from the coding sequence ATGCGTTTAATTAAAATGGAGTATCGTGGATTGAATATATTTGATGAAATTAGCTCGGTGGAAGTCGCATTCGATGTGGAGGCAGTCACGATTCATATTGTAGATGACAATATGGCTGTTGCGCCCACCTATCATTTTACCAAAAAGCAGGACGAGCTATCGGAAGGCTTTTTGAAAATGGCACAAGTGCTTTATCAAAAGCGTTATATGAAAGCAGAGGTCGAATCACTTCAGCAATGGATTGATAGCATTACATGGCATTTTTATGGGCTTGCCGATGTGGTAAAAACATATGAAAATGGGTCTTTCACTAAAAATAAAGTTGCCAACTTAATCACATGGAATGACGAAGCCTTACAACAAGCTAATTTTTATCCACCATATATTAGAAAGGGAAAATCAACATGA